From Panthera uncia isolate 11264 chromosome E1, Puncia_PCG_1.0, whole genome shotgun sequence, one genomic window encodes:
- the PVALEF gene encoding parvalbumin-like EF-hand-containing protein, whose amino-acid sequence MDEDFSSQMKKMALAMGTSLSDKDLELLPTDMRHHGSFNYLKFLEYMQKFQASGQLESAIRQAFQTLDKDKSGFIEWNEIKYILSIAPSSTPTAPLTDEEAEAVIQVADTDGDGRIDFEEFSDLIKKEKVPKK is encoded by the exons ATGGACGAGGACTTCTCCTCCCAGATGAAGAAGATGGCCTTGGCCATGGGCACGTCCCTGTCAGACAAGGACTTAGAGTTGCTGCCCACGGACATGAGGCATCACG GTTCCTTCAACTACCTCAAGTTCTTGGAGTACATGCAGAAGTTCCAGGCCTCGGGGCAGCTGGAGAGCGCCATCCGCCAGGCCTTCCAGACTCTGGACAAGGACAAGAGTGGCTTCATCGAGTGGAATGAGATCAA GTACATCCTGTCCATCGCCCCCAGCAGCACGCCCACCGCCCCGCTGACGGACGAGGAGGCAGAGGCCGTGATCCAGGTGGCAGACACGGACGGGGACGGCAGGATCGACTTCGAAG AATTTTCTGACTTGATCAAAAAGGAGAAAGTTCCAAAGAAGTAG